A window from Rana temporaria chromosome 4 unlocalized genomic scaffold, aRanTem1.1 chr4ry, whole genome shotgun sequence encodes these proteins:
- the LOC120921796 gene encoding ankyrin repeat domain-containing protein 9-like, whose translation MCSNQASVQDDQCKYYSYMFYQAVRDREPVWKLEEMRTMEYFHWEEDASLRCYSPSDALMYAVVHNHQRYAQYLLAHFPEDALKVPGIKFCCCPPAAPHLALAVTYDRRDILVMIIEISHKLPDLNSSYINRASCSHLSDGKTPLHLACDLLSAETVLILLGNGASPRLLDRKGETPLDIILEQLWSSKVNVDSKKLCLYYLLLFSPSPRFKMRKILKENPHFWTPLLGDDKFRYLVGDTPATLYLMAMQKVLQCLPPEHFPHSVRALPIPHALKPLPGTG comes from the coding sequence ATGTGCAGCAACCAGGCGAGCGTTCAGGACGATCAATGCAAGTACTACTCGTACATGTTCTACCAGGCGGTGCGGGACCGGGAGCCGGTGTGGAAGTTGGAGGAGATGAGGACCATGGAGTATTTCCATTGGGAAGAAGACGCCTCCCTGAGGTGCTATTCCCCGTCCGACGCCCTGATGTACGCCGTGGTGCACAACCACCAGCGCTACGCCCAGTACCTCCTCGCCCACTTCCCCGAGGACGCCCTGAAAGTGCCGGGGATCAAATTctgctgctgcccccccgccgccCCCCACCTGGCCCTGGCCGTCACCTACGACCGGCGGGACATCCTGGTCATGATCATCGAGATCTCCCACAAGCTGCCCGACCTCAACTCCTCCTACATCAACCGGGCCAGCTGCTCCCACCTCTCCGACGGGAAGACCCCCCTGCACCTGGCCTGCGACCTGCTGAGCGCCGagaccgtcctcatcctcctgggCAACGGGGCGTCCCCCCGCCTCCTGGACCGCAAAGGGGAGACCCCCCTGGACATCATCCTGGAGCAGCTCTGGAGCTCCAAGGTCAACGTGGACTCCAAGAAACTTTGCCTGTACTACCTgctgctcttctccccctccccccgcttcaaGATGAGGAAGATCCTGAAGGAGAACCCCCACTTCTGGACGCCACTGCTGGGGGATGACAAGTTCCGCTACCTGGTGGGCGACACTCCCGCCACCTTGTACCTGATGGCTATGCAAAAGGTCCTGCAGTGTCTCCCCCCGGAACACTTCCCCCACAGCGTCCGGGCGCTGCCCATACCCCACGCCTTGAAGCCACTGCCCGGGACCGGCTAA